From Leucoraja erinacea ecotype New England chromosome 29, Leri_hhj_1, whole genome shotgun sequence:
ccccctgccgCACGTGCCCAGCTCTGACTCTGGTTTGATTTTTCCCTGTACCCCAGGCCAGGACTGCCTCGGTTGTGCCAAGACCGGCAGCGGGAAGACGGCAGCGTTCGTTCTCCCCATTCTCCAGAAACTGTCGGAGGACCCGTACGGAATATTCTGCCTGGTGCTGGCACCAACAAGGTAGCTGTGAATTCCCCAAGACATCTCCTCGAGCCTGCTCACTGCCGTTTCCTTTACAACAGGCTGAAGAGAAaagagatgctggaatcgtgcatAATAATGGggcactggaagaactcagtgggacaggcagcatctgtggaggcaaaagttgGTAGCGGTCAAGATCCTGTATTAGTTGTGGTGCAGGGGCTGCAAGCTAAAATGTTGGCCCGTTTCTCTTCCCTCGGGTGCATACTGACCTGTTGTTTCTAgctggaggtcacagttctcaggctcctgtaccttctccctgatggTAGCAATGAGATGagagcctttttgaggtagcgcctcctgtagatccaatTACCCAAATTTagggtgagagggtcaaagtttggGGGAGTAGTGCGGGGCAAGCCTTTTGCactggtgggggaaggggggtgggggtgggaggagagtgcCAGGggtgtggtggttgaggcagatcgaTTGTGGCATTTTGGATGGgcacagggattggagggatatggggaacatGCAGATAGATGGGTGATGGTCGTGGCGTTATgtgtggcacagacattgtgggctgaagggcctgttcttgtcctgtactgttctatgttttagatcccttcgatggtggggaggtcggtgcctgtgatggacagggcattgtccaccagtttagtttagttcacgaCAGAatagtcggattcagaatgggagggggagttgaagtgctgagccaccgggagatcaggttggttattgtgaaccgagcggaggtgttcggcgaagcgatcgccaagcctacgcttggtctcaccgatgtagagcagcggatgcaatagatgaggttggaggagcaggtgaacctctgccgcacctggaaagactgccgcCCCTGAACCAGAGGTGCTGGTTTCTGTTAAAGATGCCTTTAACCAGAGTCTGTTTGCTGCCTTTTGCAGGGAGCTGGCCTACCAGATTGCAGAACAGTTCCGTGTGCTGGGGAAGCCACTGTCCCTGAAGGACTGCGTGGTCGTCGGCGGCATGGGTGAGTGTGCGTCGCAACCTACCGCGGGCCCCCCGCTCCGCGTCGCTGTACCCGTGTACCCGCGTCCCCCTCACACCGTctgccccttccctccacagacatgGTCAAGCAGGCCTTAGAACTGGCCAGGAAACCGCACGTGGTCATCGCCACACCAGGACGCCTGGCTGACCACTTGCGCAGCTCCGccaccttcagcctgaagaaaatCAAGTTCCTGGTACGTACGAGAACGAAGGATTGTGGCTGCAGGTTGCCCAGCGACTGTCCGGCTCCAGACTGCGGTTGGACATGTCAAGGACGGGTGGGTGGGTGGTTACGGGAAGTGCAGTGGTGAGGGGCTGGGATCGATAGTCTGCCCACAGCATCTCACTAGATATACACAAAGAGCCattgtaactcaacgggttaggcagcgtctctggagaagatgaatgagtgacatttcggattaGAACCCTACTTAAGACTGCCTCTGAAGAAGgcaaacaaaggtacacaaaaatgctggagaaactcagcggggtgcagcagcagcaaggattagggggtatggagagaaggcaggtacgggatagatgagttggatgatcagccatgatcatattgaatggcggtgcaggctcgaagggccgaatggcctactcctgcacctaatttctatgctatctatccttcgctccatagatgctgctgcatctgctgagtttctccagcattttcgtgtacattcgattttccagcatctgcagttccttcttaaaaactctgaagaaggcagcctgaagaagggctccgaatagaaacatcactcatcctttttctccagagatgctgcctgacctgctgagttactccaacactttgtgtctgtcttcagtgtaaaccagcatctgcagttcctatgtaCAGTGCCTCAACACATGACTCTCTGAGGGCCTCTTGTGGTGAAACAATGCAGTGCGATCCTGTTACCCAGCTTTTAGTTGCGATCGGTGTTCAGAGTTATGGCATGGATCTCATAGACCCTTCGAGTTCACGCCTACTTTGACCacaccttcacactagttctatgctatcccactttcttatccattccatacaccaggggcaatatacagaggccaattaatctaacctgcacatctttgggatgtgagaggaaactgggagtacccggagaaaacccacatggtcacagggaatacatgcaaactccacacagacagcacgcgaggtcaggattgagcatgggtctctggcactgtgaagcagaagatctactagctgtgccactgtgcctctcggttgctggacactttaattctccttcccattcccacactgacctttctgtccttggtctcctccattgtcagaatgaggctaaacgcaaattggaggaacagcatctcatatttcgcttgggcagcttacagcccagtggtatgaattttgatttctctcacttcaggtagccccgacattccctctctatccctcccccacccaagttgcactagctgctcattttcaccctaaaaacagcttacaatggcatgtttcctttaccattttttgcacatctttcatttgcAAGTCTGGACTCACTCCAATGCACTTCGTGCCAAGTAAATTAAGTTTTGAACTGATATCTGTGTTAAACTATTTCAgtaatgttgaaacaaagaactgcaggtgcacaaaaggacacaaagtgctggtgtaactcagcaggtcaggcagcatctacggagcattccctttctctctccctctcccccacccaagacgcaccagcttctcgttttcatcctacacacagctaacaacggccagtttccttgatcatcgttacttttttgcatatcttttattcattgttctttatctccccacattGCCGTCTATACCTCtcgcttcccttatccctaaccagtctgaagatgggtctcgacccgaaacgccacccattccttctctccagagatgctgcctgtcccactgagttactccatagatCTTCGATTAGATATAGAACTGTGCCCTGTACATAATTTGTACCTGTACGTAGTTGgtaatcatgttcggcacaggcatcgtggcccttcggcccacgatgcccGTGCCGTACATGATACCAACTATTCTCATCTGTGTACATGTGATCCATAGccatccattccctgaatatctatGCACAGACCCAAAAGCcccctaaatgccactattgtatctgcctctaccatcaccccctgcagcatgttccaggcaccccaccactctcagtgtaaaaaataaacttgtcccatcacatctcctttaaaccttgtcccctctcacattaaagggGATGTCctgtagtatttgacatttccactccctGGGAATAAATCCCAGACTAAACTTTACCCTCTTTCCAATAGTCCTGTAATAATCTCAAATAAGTTGCGTTACCTCGTAGCCCAGGTCACTCCCCAAGTGAAGTTGTGGAGCCAGGCCTGGTGAGGCCAAGGATGTGCAGGGGACGGCCAAGACTGAGGGAAGAGATTGCAGAGAATCATTGgagcagcccagatcatcacacaaaccccctcccctcccttccattCACTCGATCTGCactccacgctgcctcggcaaggccagcagcataatcaaggaccagtctcaccctactcactccctcttctcccctctcccatgaggcaagaggtacagaagtgtgaaaacgcacacctccagattcagggacagttggtatcaggcaactgagcggTCCTCTCACCAGCTCGAGTGCGGTCCGGACCTCCCATCTTGCTCATTAGAGACATTTaaaatatctttaatcagactttaacttgcactgtcAAACTCTGATACACagtgtatcctttatctgtacactgtgggcaacttgattgtgttcatgtgtagtctttttgactggatagctcgcaacaaaaaactttttacaatacctcggtacacgtgacgataataaactaaactaaatagacatGAAGCTTTGatatagattagagatacagcacgaaagcaACCAAgctcttcaacccaccgagtctgcgttgaccggtgatccccgcacactaacactaaacgACACactcacacaagggacaattgacaattataccaagcctgtatgtctttggagtgtgggaggaaaccggagatcctgtagaaattccacatggtcacatggagcatgtacaaactctgtacagatggcatccgtagtcgggatcgaacctggcaccGTATATAGCAGCAACGCTACTGCTGTGCTGATGGAAATGCTTGTGTTTTGCTTGAGTAACAGTTTTACCCGCGATGCAGGTACTGGATGAAGCTGACCGGCTACTGGAGCAGGGATGTACTGATTTCACACAGGACCTGGAGGTGATCCTACGGGCCATCCCAGCACAGCGACAGACTCTGCTGTTCAGCGCCACCCTCACCGACACCTTGCAGCAGCTCAAGGCCATCGCAATGAACAAGCCCTTCTTCTGGGAGGCTAAGACTGAGTCAGTACTAATACCATTTGGGTTAAGACACAGTAAAACTCCCTCCGCTCTCCCGTGCAGGGACAGCACAGAGTGAACATGAAGTAAACCTTCCTCACACTGTCCTCTCCTCTGCTTCACCACATATTGATGCTTAGAGTTAGTTACCTGATGTTTGACCAAATCTAGCAGAGGTTTATGGATGGGTTGGGTGCTGGAAATCCAGACAATTATGTCTGCTCATCCTCAAACTTGCTGGTCTGACCAAAGTGGGTTATTATAAACTTTGAGTTTTAGagtcacagggtggaaacagacccttcggcccgcatagtccgtgccgacctataATCGCCCAATCGCActtgtttagtttaatgtagagatacggtgtggaaacatccaattgaccgacaaacctacatgtctttgggatctgggaggaatccggagcacccagagaaaccccacacggccgcagggagaaagtacaaactccgttcagacagcacccgtagtcaggattgaacctggtctctggcgctgtaaggcagccactataccgctgcgtcaccaGGCCGTCCCTGAGATTTTCTCCTGATGGGATGTTGGTGCAGGTGGTGGGGAATTTATGGACTTCCCTGCcacaatttatggaattccctgccacagagggcagtggaggccaagtcactggatgggtttaagagagagttagatagagctctaggggctagtggaatcaagggatatggggagaaggcaggcacgggatattgataggggacgatcagccgtgatcacaatgaatggtggtgcgggctcctcctgcacctattttctatgttcaatgaATGTTTTCTGGCGTTGGGGAGCGGGACAGATAAATGTACGGGGCTGGGAGATTTGGTACCATTCAACCCGTCTGACACTCGCTGCCTCTGCTCCATGTCCAGAGTTCGCACGGTGGCAGAGCTGGAGCAGAGATACCTCCTGATGCCCGAGCGGGTGAAGGAAGCTTACCTTGTGAACATTGTCCAGAAGTTCCACGATGAACACGAGGACTGGTCCATGATTATTTTCACAAGCACGTGCAAGTGAGTTCCATCGCGCCTCTGGTATTACGGTGCATGCATTGTGTGTGGGAGGGTAAGAGACGGTCTTGTCATCGTGCTCGGCagagtcattgtgggccgaagggcctcttctcgtgctgtactgttctatctacGGCCATGTATTactatttagtttggtttggagcatgaaaacaggcccgtctacccacagagtccacgccgaccctcGATCATACGggttctgtgttattccactttctcagcctcccccgacacaccaggggcaatttacagaaaccaatcacCCAACAACCCCGcccgttttggggatgtgggaggaaacaagagaacccggaggaaacccacgggggagaacgtgcaaactccacacagacagcacttgaggtcaggatcaaacccgggtccctgccgcTGTGAAGGAGCAGCTCTTATCAGCTGTGCCACCCAACTGGGTGGACGCCAGTGAGTATGTGTTGTCAGCAGCCTCAGTGTGTCCGGCTCTGATTTCCATTCCTGTCTTGCAGAATGTGTCAGATTCTCACCATGATGCTGCGTAAATTCAACTTCCCGTGTGGGGCGCTTCACTCCATGATGAAGCAGGTGAGTCACCGACAGCAGGCGCGGATCCACGGATGGGTACTGTACACCACCCACCACAGTGTCCCATCACACACTTCCACAGCACAGGTAGATACAACATATAGCTCCCCAATACTAACCTGTCACACactcacagaggggggggggggggggggacacacacactgaAGGTTTAGATACTCCATCTATGATGGGTGGAGGCCTTTGTCTCAAGACAGGTCCAAAGCTCCTATtgatttgtgtagaaaggaactgcagatgatggtttataccaaagatagacacaaagtgttggagtaactcagcaggacaggcagcatctctggagaaaaggacatttggggcaaagacccttcttctcgacctgaaacgtcacctattacttcccCCCagcgttgctgtctgacccgccgaattactccagcattttgtgtctatctttggtatagaccagcTTCTTACCCtatgtatatctgatctgtttgaatagcatgcaaaaccaacatgcaacaataataaatctaaacctaaaataGCCAGGACCTTGGGTAGATGGGTGATGTCTTTGGGGGGGGAACTGTAAACTGCTTTTGTGAGCTATGCGctcattgttttttttctctccccttttATAGAGGGACAGGTTTTCCACACTCTCCAAGTTTAAGTCGAGCATCTTCAAGATCCTCGTGGCGACTGATGTGGCTTCACGGTATTGAATCTTGGGCCATGCGGTGGGGTGGTGGCGTTTATCAAcatgcggaggggggggggcggggtgtgaGGCATGAGTTCTGTGCCGTGGGCACCAGGAGTGACACGTCACTGATGCAGGGGGGGGGGCTCTTTCCTTGCAGAGGGCTCGATATTCCCACCGTTCATGTCGTCATCAACCACAACACACCCGGGCTACCCAAGATCTACATCCACCGCGTGGGCCGAACAGCCAGGGCAGGTATGCAGGCACCTCGTCTACCTGTGCTGTGTAATCTTTCTCCTCAATCCTGTTATGTAATggaccaaacaaacaaacaaacagactaTTGGAAGAAGGGCAGCACATtggcgcagcaggtagtgctgctgcctcgcagtgctagacccaggttcgatggtGACCCCGAGTgtgggctgtgtggagtttgcacgttctcccagtgaccacctgCTTTTCTTCCCTCATCCCTGAATCCCATGTGGGTTTCCAAAGTTAATTGGTCTCTTTAAATTGTCTCAAATTTGTTGGGACAactttgagaaagtgggataacagaaccgggtgtttggtgggccgaagggcctctttccatgctgtgtctctaagactaaaacatcaaccattcctttgcattcacagatgctacttggcccactgagtttcagtttagttgagagatacaacatagaaacaggcccttgggcccaccaaatccacactgaccattgatcacctgttcacactagttctgtgcaatccctctttctcacccactccctacacacagcgagcaatttacagaggccaattaacctacatctacacatctttagaatgtggaggAAACTACAGCAcccgggggaacatacaaaccacACAGGcatcatccgaggtcaggatcgaactgggtcccTGGAGTTCTGCCAGCAGTCTTTCTCTATTTGGTCCTGATTCCTGCATCTATACTCTTGTCTTTGTACTGTAATGGACTGTTGTTCTTCTGCAGGTCGAAACGGTATCTCAATCACCCTTGTCACCCAGTACGACATTCACCTCGTTCATGCAATCGAGGAGGAAATAAGTGAGTTGAACCTGGTGTGGCGTGTTTGTGGGGAAGCAGTGGAGGATGGCTGGGGCCCTCTTGGTGTGAATATGAAATATATGATTATTTTGTTAACAGAGACCAAACTGCAGGAGTTTTCTGTGGTCGAGGATGATGTTTTGAAGATTCTCACCCACGTTAACGTAACTCGACGccagtgtgagagtgtgagtaacTGAGGCATCTCTGTGGACCTTTGGGTTCATGTTAAGTGAAGTCACCCTGAACGTGTGGTTCCCAGACCGGTTGAGGTGGTCGATCTTGACCTTGTGGGGACTTCCGTGCCGATTGGCGGATCAAATGTGCTCCCTTCCAGCAGAGTCCCTGGAACTCCGGCCCtgccagagccggcagatccattcccgtAGCTGACTTCTGCAGCCCGATATCCCGGCTCTCTAGGCGGTAATGCTGGACTCCTCGTGGAGGCCCTggtctctgttggtccggcaaaacagaccaacatataagattgttaagggcttgggcacactagaggcaggaaacatgttcccgatgttggggaagtccagaaccaggggccacagtttaagaataaggagtaagccatttagaacggagacaaggaaacacagaGGGTAagccagtctgtggaattcggagCCTCAGAGACG
This genomic window contains:
- the ddx49 gene encoding probable ATP-dependent RNA helicase DDX49 encodes the protein MTLHGSGVTVMAAVKATGGLAALGLRAWLAEQGGQLGIRQPTPVQENCIPAILRGQDCLGCAKTGSGKTAAFVLPILQKLSEDPYGIFCLVLAPTRELAYQIAEQFRVLGKPLSLKDCVVVGGMDMVKQALELARKPHVVIATPGRLADHLRSSATFSLKKIKFLVLDEADRLLEQGCTDFTQDLEVILRAIPAQRQTLLFSATLTDTLQQLKAIAMNKPFFWEAKTEVRTVAELEQRYLLMPERVKEAYLVNIVQKFHDEHEDWSMIIFTSTCKMCQILTMMLRKFNFPCGALHSMMKQRDRFSTLSKFKSSIFKILVATDVASRGLDIPTVHVVINHNTPGLPKIYIHRVGRTARAGRNGISITLVTQYDIHLVHAIEEEIKTKLQEFSVVEDDVLKILTHVNVTRRQCESELESTDFDEKKEINKRKQMILEGRDPDLEIKRRKELNKLKEKKRQFQEKMHETLEREAATRLKHRLLKKRRKQQQTALKAPGSGRSQT